A genomic window from Lycium barbarum isolate Lr01 chromosome 4, ASM1917538v2, whole genome shotgun sequence includes:
- the LOC132636811 gene encoding B3 domain-containing protein At1g05920-like: MKLKREDINAALLLSWLKYTPVSERDIKNIKHPAQILEEKCPNFLENKCSKNHLKITKNQAPKKIRFLPKKSSGSSVNGTLEASRSKDCNEVPKRVRILPSSLMNLPKKVRILPNSSSGSSVNGNLEGSRNLDSVPKSVKISPSTSTNLPKNPETLEASRNPLPKRVRIAPSTYLPKNPGLPKLPPMENLQTLIGKCSNPFVKQLTKSDVDEHQGRLLLNNDDVKRQLLPLLNDDYEDLAEGIEVKVFDPMGNFYNMRFKTWGNYKSYVLVGSWRKFIKDHKLEENDCVTIWMFRNKESDELCFALNWRKEDEDEEKEEGEIQEDKSFYLS; encoded by the coding sequence ATGAAACTAAAAAGAGAAGACATCAATGCGGCTTTACTTCTTTCTTGGTTGAAATACACACCCGTTAGTGAACGAGATATCAAGAATATTAAACACCCTGCCCAAATTCTTGAAGAAAAATGTCCCAATTTTCTTGAAAACAAATGCAGCAAAAATCATCTCAAAATCACAAAAAACCAAGCCCCAAAAAAGATTCGATTTTTACCCAAAAAATCGTCTGGCTCTAGTGTTAATGGAACATTAGAAGCTTCTAGAAGCAAAGATTGCAATGAAGTTCCAAAAAGGGTGCGTATTTTACCCTCAAGTTTGATGAATTTACCAAAAAAGGTACGAATTTTACCAAATAGCTCATCTGGGTCCAGTGTAAATGGAAATCTAGAAGGTTCTAGAAATCTCGATTCAGTTCCAAAAAGTGTGAAAATTTCACCCTCAACTTCGACAAATTTACCAAAAAACCCAGAAACTTTAGAAGCTTCTAGAAATCCCCTTCCAAAAAGGGTACGTATTGCACCCTCAACATATTTACCAAAAAACCCAGGGTTACCAAAATTACCTCCAATGGAGAATTTACAAACCCTAATTGGAAAATGCAGCAACCCGTTTGTGAAGCAATTAACAAAATCTGATGTGGATGAACATCAAGGAAGGCTTTTATTGAATAATGATGATGTGAAAAGACAATTACTGCCCTTGTTAAATGATGATTATGAAGATCTTGCTGAGGGTATTGAAGTAAAAGTGTTTGATCCAATGGGTAATTTTTATAATATGAGATTTAAGACTTGGGGGAATTATAAAAGTTATGTGCTTGTTGGAAGTTGGAGAAAGTTTATTAAGGATCATAAGTTGGAGGAAAATGATTGTGTTACTATTTGGATGTTTAGAAATAAAGAGAGTGATGAGCTTTGTTTTGCTTTAAATTGGAGaaaagaagatgaagatgaagaaaaagaagaaggggaAATTCAAGAAGATAAATCTTTTTATCTTTCTTGA